DNA sequence from the Leishmania panamensis strain MHOM/PA/94/PSC-1 chromosome 17 sequence genome:
GCGCTGAgttctccccccctctccgcctgTTTGTGGTCTTCTGTCTTGCGAGTCCATCGCACTGTTGTCTCCTTGGGGGTcctcccgccctccccctccccactggATCGCCCCCAGCGTAACGCTGACCATGtactctctctcgcttcctcactcccctcttctttcactTTCCTAATCCAGCAAGTGAGCGCGTCACTCTCTGCGGGGACTACGCAATGAAAAGGGGGCACGTGCACGCCCATCATACGACACTCCACTGATATCATGGCGTTTCAGTTTACCCTCTCACGCTGGAAGAACTACGCCAGACAGGAATATTCTGCATGCGGCTGTGGTCCTCAtgatgcagagagaggggcccGTTCCCGTGGAGTTCCGATGGGCTGATGCTGGAAGGCCAGTCGTGCATGGGCCTCTCATGTATGACAGAGCCTCGCGTTCGCTGAGCCCAACAGCCATCGCACCGGCTACCGATCGTGTCTCCGAGGCTCTGAAGACTGAGGAACAGGCGGGCGTCCCACGCATGTGTCGATTTTGACTGCGGGCGACGCAGTCATCGCATTgcgaagggagagggtgCAGGCGTCCGAGGTGTATATCTATCGCCTCGGGGACCCGGTCCACAGCATCTGCTGAGAGACCGTTCTCAGCAGATTCATGGAGGCGGATCACGCCCACTGCcaggcgaagaagcggaTGCTGGCTTGGGACAAGTTGCGGCATGCCTGGAAGCATATGAATTATGCTGCCTTTTGGAAGCCCCATCGCGAAAtgaccccccctccacacacacacagagagaatgAATGATAGGTGCTCTTCCGAAAGGCGTCTTCCGCGTTCAACCTGCTGAATCCAAGCAAGCTGTCGCAGCACGACGGACACAACCTGTGCCAGTTCATTCTCCAGCTGGCATCGAAGGTCGAGCGGATAGGCGCACAGCAGACTGCGGTGCAAGCAACCGCGGCGTCTTTGGCGGCGAACGGCTCCTAGCTTCAATCCTTCGATGCCGTACGCACCGAGGCCActggaagagggaaaagcggGACAAGAAGCTGTTTCCATGCCCAACCCCTCAGAATGAGAGAGTGTCTAGCACGGCGCACGTACTCAGTGCAGGGTGTGCGGAGAGGAGTGGCCCTCCACCCCCCGGAGGTTCTGCCAGGGGCAagtccgctgctgcacgcggtACCGCTGCTCGGCATGCACTCCCCGCAGTTTGTGCCACTCGGCGACCCAGCGGTCCGCCATGTccgaggtgcagctgcgggtgGCACGTCGTCTGGGGACCGGCTCGTTGGCGTACCGCTTCTGTAAGAGACGAGGAGTGGACTGCGGCCTCAGAAGACGAGCCCCTACCAGCACGGCTCCATGCCCGCTGTACAGCGACCCCTGGGTGTTGCGgctgtgcgtgcggcgctgcggttgGAGCGAGGCCGCAGGATAAGGAGGGGGACTGTGGGAGTTGCTCTGTACCTGCCTGCGCGGCCCGCCCGCCTCACAGAGCCCCGCTGCCATGCCAGAGGAAGACGCCGCAGCCCTCGAGAGGGCGGGCATCACAGGATGCTGCTATTCACACAGTTGCGTGGTCGGCTCCGCCATCTCCGTGGTGAGGAAGACAGGTGGACAGATCAGGAGGACGATTCATCTTGTGTTCACGAGCGACGAACACGTAGGTCGCCGCTGAGGATACAAGACGGGCGCCTTACTGGGCTGTTCGCCGTGGCAGAACGCGCTGTGCGACGCCGGTGGGGTGGCGAGCCTAAAAACGTCCGTTTTCCAGGTGCCCACGGCTCTCGAGCTGTGGCCCCTCTCCGTGTCCTGCCTCGCTGGCCGGATGGCTGATCAGCTGAGAGTTATGCCAATGGGATGACGAGCCGGCCCTGAAGTGGTGCGAGCGGTGAGAGCAGCATTggctgcctccctctccctccctcctacGCCGCGCGACCTGCCACGAGCGTGCAAGTTAATGTGCAGATGAATGGCGTGCAGTCTGCAGGCCTATGCCGAGCGGTGAGACAGTCAATCGAGCCGGCGGTTCAGGCGGCGGGCCGACTCAGCGGCACTCTCAACCAAGACCAAAACCGGCgttgcctccacctcccccaaGTACACGCTTGCAGGGGTCGCTTACGACCGTAAGGCAGACGCTCTCTGTCTTGGAGAAAATGCGATGAGGAAGCTGTGCGCGGAATGGGCTCGAAGCCCGACACAGTGGGCCAGCTCGCGGGTGTCTTGCGGCGACTGTGGTTCACGGCCCGAGTCGTGATGATTCCGGTTTATCGATTTAAGAGGCCTCTCATgggagtggggagggcgGCTACTCTCCAGTGAGTCGCAGCTGTTTGCTGCATGGTGCATCGCTGGCTGCGCTCTCCGCGCGTACACCGGCATGAGCTGGGCGAGCGGTCTTAGTGTGGCCACAGTGAATACACCGCGGGACGTATCACGCCGATGGCGACGGCCAGCACAGTGTACAGCCTCTGCACTGACGCGATGTTGGACGGGTGGGGTGTCGCGTGCGTGAGCTGGGCGACAAagcgcgccaccgctacAGGCACGCGTCGGGACCACGACCCCACCGACTGTACGaatgcagcgcagcgccgatcggtgcgctgcgcagctgagACCCTTTCatcctctttctttgctgGCGTTCTGGCTCACCTTCATGTGTATACGACTTCTGTCCTCGCTGCTTTTCGAGTGGGCTACTCACACAGACATGTAGTCAACATGTAGCTGCATGACCCACCTGCCATGCGTTACCCACGAGCCTGTCACATGAAATCCAACGAAAGCGTCGCAGACGGGTCCAGCCTTGACTCCCCATACCAAACCCAAAGTGGGTACCCCTACCGACACGGGGGAGGTGGGGCAGGAAGCTGAACGGACGGGTGGCTCCGCGCCCTCGTCCAGACACAAACGCAGCACAGCCAAACATCTACACACTTGTAGAGCAGCCACGCTCTATTCCTGCCGCTATGACTGTGGTGTATGCGGACCGGCCGAGCACGCGTCACAAGTTGGTGTGATCGAGTCGAACATGCTGACTCGCTCATGTCCTTGGTATGACTcactttcccctcttccctctttccttccctctcatGTCGACGACGGTCCAGGAAGTATTTCCGGATCCCGCcgcttcattttttttttgcttatTATagctgcgtgtgcttccctcttccctgaCGCGCGGTGTGCTCGTGCCTCAGCATTTGAGGTTTTTGAACTTTCGTATCTCTCGTAGCCTATAAACCCCCTacccgcacccacacccacactcatATAGTCTCGCTCGCTTCGCTTACTCTTGCTGATTCCGCTACTTGTTGTGTAGGTTTTCATGCTGCTCATCGCTCTCTCacttctgccgccgcctactctcatcccccccctctcccccccgtCCCCCGCTCGCCCGTTTTCGGGGCTTCGCGAggtgcgctgctctgcccgcacatctttttcctctcgcaCGCGTGGTGCGGTGAACTCTTCTGCAGAGCTGTTTGCGGTGACATAGtcctcccccctgcccccccctgCCGCGTTCTTCTGTCTTTCGAGTCCCTCGGGTTGGCGTATATCCGTGTGCTTGCGATTgtgcgcgcttctctctAGTCAGCAAAGCTGTCATCTCCACAAATGTCTTTTTCCAGAGTGGTGCTGACGCCGTCTGAAGGCGCGGCGAATCCGTCGTATTCATTTTCTTCACCCGCTCCTCGCTGCGATGAGGCTTCCTTGGgcagtgctggtgctggcactgccgccaccgccaatgCCGGAGCAGCCTGCCCAGACAGAGAAGCACCGAAGCGGAAGCTGCCGTGCGTGCCGCGTACACCAGAGATGATCGTTAAAGTGCGCGATTGCCCTACCTCCCGTGCACCAATCTACATTTGTTATCAGTGTTTCGGCAACCCTGATGATGGTCTgccggcagtgctgctcatcGGCGGCCTCAACATGCAACTCTCCGCCTGGGATGAGGCTTTCTGCGAATCCCTCGTACGCGCCGGCTTTTATGTAATCCGCTACGACAACCGTGACATTGGTCACTCCACCAAGATCGAAAACTGTGGCAAGATCAAAGTACCAATGCTTCTACTGCCTGGCCGTGCGGCCAAGTGGCTCGGCGAGGAGCTCCCTTATCAGCTCGAGGACATGGCTGAAGACGCTTGGGCGCTTCTCGACGCGCTGAGCATCCCATGTGCGCACTTATTCGGTGTCAGCATGGGTGGCATGATTGCGCAACgggctgcgctgcaggcgccGGAGCGGACGATGAGCCTCACGAGTGTCATGTCGTCGACGAATGCGCCTGACCTACCGGAGCCGGCGCTGTGGGTGAAGCTTTGGATGCTGCGTCCACCGCCGCGCAACTGCACCGTTGACGAGTTGCTGGAGTTCCGTGTCCACTCTCtacgccacctcctccgctacGCCTTGCCCCCCGACGGCGAGTACCTGAAGAAGCGGTTCTTAatgtcgctgcggcgcagtTCCTATGCTTCGGGGTTAGTGCGGCAGGCCGCTGCGatccgccgcgccgccgggTGCGatgcgttgctgcagcagctgcatgtGCCCGCCCTTATTGTGCATGGGGCGCAGGATGTCGTGGTGCCGCCGATGAATGGTTATcggacggcagcgatgctgcCGTATGCGCGGCTGCTCGTGCTGAAGAGTATGGGTCACTACTTCCACCCGgccttcttctccaccgTCATTGCCGCGTTTGTCGACATGGCGGCCTCGACAGATCCCGCAAGGCGATGCCTGCgctcggcgctgccgtcagcgACAGGCGATGACAGCAGAAGCGGGAATTCGAGAGGGAGGTTAGGAGGTGCATCAGAGGTGGGCGCTGGCGATGACGGGGACGAGCCCTCTGGCAGTTCAGACGACAAAGTAGTTTTGACGTCGCGGATGATGGCATCACTGGGCGAGTTTATTGTGCCAGTCGTCGCAGACGCTGATTCCCCCATCGGTAAGGCTGCCTGTCGCTCAGTTATGGTGGCCGTGCCGGGCGGTAACAGCAACCCAGCCGTGCCGGAAGCCGTCATGGTGGAGAACCTCTTCCAGCGTGATCCCTACGCGACGCTGAGTGTGCCGAAATCGGCCATCGTGAAGCAGCCAGTGCCATGGCCACCGCTGAAGTCAGAAAAGCACCTGGCTGCGAGTCGAGTATCCACCGGCGACGGGCCGGCAATCTCCTCTTCGGGGAACATCTATCGGAAAGAGGAgccgtcatcatcgccaaACGCCGTGACTTTGCCCACCGCCAGTgtcgcggcagtggcgccgtcgtcgagtACCGCCGAGCTGCGCACATTTCCTCTGCTTTCACACATGGAGGGAGTTAAGCCGTTTGTGCCGTGCAGTTCCTCGCGCTGGCACGAGTTGGTGCCTTATCctcagcgcagcgctgctgctgcgggcggAGCTGGCATAAGGGGGATTGTCAGAGGTGGACGTCCTTCGGTTGATAAGATGGCGACAGAATGCCCTGGCTCTTCTTTGTCTGCATCGTCGTCGGTAGCTGCCCTGGGTGTAGGGGTGTCCACTTGCCCCtccggcgacggcgccgagcCGGCAAAGgcgccgtcgcggcagcagcttccTCGTTTCCAcccagtggtggtgggtatTCCAGTGGAGGAGTACCTACGCAAGAACCCTACCTCGCAACAGAGCAGGATCAGGGCTcctgccactgcagcgggTAGTACGGCGGTTTCTGAAGCGGGCAAGGCAAACGTCGGTGCGACACCATCTGCCACCCCCGAGGGTGTGACAGGGGTGTTACTTGATGGAATTTTTGTAGCCTTTCCGCTGGAACCTGCTGTTGCAGCCAGTGCAGGTAGTACAGGTAGCGTCAAAACGGCGTATGACGGGACgactcacctctctctcgcatcCAGGATCGAGTCGGCGGGGCGAGAAGCTGATGAGACCTTCTTGCACTCCGAGGCATCGCAGGACTTCCACGACGCGTCTTCCTTCGCTGACATgtgagagcgaagagggagaccgtgggaagggggaggagggagcccAGAAAAACTCGGGTGCCTTTgcgggagggaggtgtgtgcgtgtgtgtgcgcgtgtgtgaaAGATGCGCGCGTGACGTCTTCGCTTGCgcaggggtggtggtgcccgTCTGGGCAGACTGACGAAAAAGGAGCGACAGAGATGGGGCGAGacaagggggtggggtgggacGTGGGCACCTGGCGTGATACGTGCGAGTGATCAAACGTGAAAGAGACCAAAGCGAAGGCAGGGCATGCGACCatacaccccctccccctttcccatcCTGCccgtctcctcttccacacGACCCCTCCCtatggtgtgtgtgcactgtccgctgtctctctctccctctctccctctctccctctctccctccctctgtctaTTTTTGCCTGTGTGCCCATCACGCATTCAGAAGCGCCACGAGGGGGCGGGCGGGCGAGAGCGCAGGAGGGCGAAAGCCGCCACAGCTAAACTCTAACTTTATCGGATGAATCGAAGAAATCTTCGAGCTCAACGGCTGTCGAGTGACAAAATGACGCATCGCATGGGAAATAACCGAAGAGaacagcagaggaaggaagaggaggagtgcgTGATACCGCGGCACTTTGCGCGttagtgtgcgtgtgtgtgtgtgtgtgtatgctcATGTCTGTTGAGCTGCTTCAGCCGAGTGTGCGACGCATACCGTCTTAGGTACGCCTGGGAGCGGCTTCTCCGTcattctcctccaccgctgtttttctttttttgccttATCCCCTCTTATCTGCGCTCGCCACAATGATGGGCGCTGCCATATTTTCGCTCCCGATACGTCGGTGCGCCGGCTAGCCCTTGGGTGGCGTTGTATTCGTGTGGATTGCTTGTGcatgtgcagcggtggcgtgcgCTTCACTCGGtacccaccccccaccctccaTTCCCTCTTCCAGTTAAATCAGAGGTGCCGTGCATTTTGTACTTCCGGTATCCCCATGTCGCCTCGCCTCATGCTGATAGGCTGCCTCCACGTGtgtctgtctctgtgtgtgtgtgtgtgcgtgtgccgctgcttcttctaGCCTTTTGGCCTGACTGTGCCTACTGACTCgcacttctcttcctccacccccttgcctgttgctgcctctgctgctctccccaCCGCCCCCACATGGC
Encoded proteins:
- a CDS encoding hydrolase-like protein (TriTrypDB/GeneDB-style sysID: LpmP.17.1030); amino-acid sequence: MIVKVRDCPTSRAPIYICYQCFGNPDDGLPAVLLIGGLNMQLSAWDEAFCESLVRAGFYVIRYDNRDIGHSTKIENCGKIKVPMLLLPGRAAKWLGEELPYQLEDMAEDAWALLDALSIPCAHLFGVSMGGMIAQRAALQAPERTMSLTSVMSSTNAPDLPEPALWVKLWMLRPPPRNCTVDELLEFRVHSLRHLLRYALPPDGEYLKKRFLMSLRRSSYASGLVRQAAAIRRAAGCDALLQQLHVPALIVHGAQDVVVPPMNGYRTAAMLPYARLLVLKSMGHYFHPAFFSTVIAAFVDMAASTDPARRCLRSALPSATGDDSRSGNSRGRLGGASEVGAGDDGDEPSGSSDDKVVLTSRMMASLGEFIVPVVADADSPIGKAACRSVMVAVPGGNSNPAVPEAVMVENLFQRDPYATLSVPKSAIVKQPVPWPPLKSEKHLAASRVSTGDGPAISSSGNIYRKEEPSSSPNAVTLPTASVAAVAPSSSTAELRTFPLLSHMEGVKPFVPCSSSRWHELVPYPQRSAAAAGGAGIRGIVRGGRPSVDKMATECPGSSLSASSSVAALGVGVSTCPSGDGAEPAKAPSRQQLPRFHPVVVGIPVEEYLRKNPTSQQSRIRAPATAAGSTAVSEAGKANVGATPSATPEGVTGVLLDGIFVAFPLEPAVAASAGSTGSVKTAYDGTTHLSLASRIESAGREADETFLHSEASQDFHDASSFADM